GCAATTTGCCATTCGACCGCGCGGCGTGGCCGGCCAGTTCGTCACGCAGCGGGCCGTCACCGACGATCAGGATCGGCTTGCTGATCCTTTGTGCGGCGTCGGGCAAGGTCCGGACACCCTTGTTTGCCGAAAGCCGTCCGAAATAAAGGACGTAGTCGCCTGGTTCTTTCCGGGGCGCGTTGGGGAGCGTCTCGAGAAAAACTGGCAAATACGTGATACGTTCCGGCGGCACGCCGAACTCGATCATTTTTTGGCGCAGGAACCGGCTGGGCGAAATCAGCTGCGAGACTTTTTCCCAGGTGCGCCGCGCGGCGTGAACGTACTTGTTCAACATCCCCATGGCGCTGGCTGGAATGCTCTCGTGGAAACAGCGGTGGAGCACGGCATTGTAATGGCGGCCGCCATGGCACCGCTCGCACACTTGATCGTGGACGAACAAGGTGCCGGCCGTGCACACCATGCTGTAGTCGTGCAAAGTCATCACCGCCGGGACACCTTCCTCGGCCAGCGCGTCGAAGATGGAGGGCGACAGCTGGTAGTTGATGTTGTGGGCGTGCGCGATGTCGGGGCGAAACTCGCGCACCATCGCCTGCAGATCGCGGTAGGCCTGCCGATTGTAAACCCCCTCAAAGAACGCGTCCGCTTTGCGCCGCAATGAAAGCGTTCCGAGATCCGCTTCCGTGAAACCACCTTTGACAAAGAATTGCGCATACTTTGACTCAACATTGTTCGGGTGCGCCGTGGCGAAATGTCCAACCTCGTGACCTTGGTCCTCCAGCAGGGCACAAGTCCTGAAGAAGACTTGGTCGGCGCCGCCGCGGCTGTGGAAGAACTTATTGATTTGCAGAACGCGCATAGCCCGCCCGGATGAAGTTCACGCTGAGGTCAATGCCTTCCTGCAGCGGCATGGTCGGTTCCCAGCCGAGAATGCGCTTTGCCTTGGACGCGTCGAGGGCGATGTGCTCCACTTCTCCGGGGCGTACGGGCGCGTAGCGCGGTTCACCTTTGTAGCCGGTGGCGCGCCGTACGGCCGCGAAGATGTCGAAGTCCGACACCGGCTTGCCCCATCCCAGGTTGATGATTTCGCCGCTGCCCTTGTCGAGCGCCGCCAGGTTCGCGCCCACCACGTCGTCCACGTAAACGTAGTCGCGGGTCTTGCTGCCGTCGCCGTAGATGGTCGGCTGCTCGCCTTCCAGCATCTGCAGCGCAAAGATGGACACCACGCCGGCTTCGCCGCGCGGATTCTGCCGCGGTCCATACACATTCGGATAGCGCAACACGGTGTAGTCGAGGCCGTAAAGGTGGCGATACAGAAAGAGATAGCGCTCCAGCGTGAGCTTGCTTACGCCGTAGTGGCAGATGGGCTCGGCGGGATGGCTTTCGTCCACCGGAACCTGCTTCACGTCGCCATAGGTCGCGCCGCCGGTCGAGGCATAGACGATTTTCTTCACGCCGTGTTTCACCGCCATCTCCAGCATCGCGAGGGGCGCCACGATGTTGACGCGCGCGTCGAAGAGCGGCTCGCGCACCGAACGGCGGACGTCCATCTGCGCGGCGTGATGGTCGATGAGCTCCGGCCTTTCAGCGGCGATGACAGCGTCCAGGGCCGGTTGATCGCAGATGTCGAGTTCGTAGAACGTTGCGCCGCTCGGGAGGTTTTCCCTGCGCCCGGTGGAAAGGTCGTCAACGATGACGATGCTGTGGCCGGCGCGCATCAGTGCTTCGGCCACATGCGACGCGATAAACCCGGCGCCCCCGGTAACGAGAATCTTCATGCAGTGTCTCCGATCACAGCCCGCAGCGATGGGTGCGGCCGCTACCGGCCGGCCACACGGATCGTCATAAGGTACGCCGCCGCGACCATCGCGACGGCAGGCTCGAAAGGAGCCGCATCTCCTCGGGAAGCAGGCCGCCCGTCAACGCGAGCACGGCAGAGTACAGCACCACACAAGCGGTTGCCGCCACCAGGAGCTGCATCCATCCATGGACCGGCCAGCGCAGGCTGATCCAGTACAGCGGCACGAGCGTGACCAGAAATCCGGGCCACTGCCACAAGTCGCGCCGGCTCGTGAAGAACAGCAAATCGCGCTTCGCTGTGGACCACCAGTAGCCGGCGGCGATCACCGCGTTGGTGACGCTGAGGCTGAGCGCCGCGCCGTCTACGCCGTACAATTTCACCAAGAGCGGCGCCAGAGTGGCATTCAGCAGCACACTGGTCATCCAAAGCCGCATGGCTGTTTTCTGGTGATTGATCGCGGTGAGCAGGTTGTAGCTCATGGTGACGACTGCCTGGAAAACATAGAACGGCGTCATCAGTTGCAGCAGCCTGGCCGCGCCCATGTACTGCTCGCCGAAAACAACACGGACGATGGCTTGCGGGAACAGCAACGTCATCAGCGAACACGGCAGCAGGCAGTGCCACAACAGCCGGACGCCGTAACGATATAGCTTGCGGATCTGCGCCGAATCACGATACGCCGCGCTCATGGCGGGAAACATGCCGCCCCCTATGACGTCGCAGATCAGGTACGGCAGCATGATGATCTTGCCGGCAGCCTGGAACGTTCCCGCAGCCGCCTCGCCGGACAGCAGCCCCAGCAGGAATGGCGGTAAGTAGAGATTGATGCGCGCGCTGAGCGACATCAGCGAGAGCGGATAGGCTTCCCACAGAAGCGTGCCGGCCAGCGGAGGCCAGGGCTCGAACCGGATGGAGGAGCCACTCTTCCAGCCGACGATCGCCAGCGCAAGCAGGAGCGAGACCAGACGCGCCGCCAGAAACATGAACCCGATCGCCCTCGTGCCATGGCCGGTGTGAAGCAGCCATGCCGCTCCGCCGAGCAATGTGGTTCGTTCTGTCGCGACGACCAGGGCTTCCCAGCCCATCGATTGAAAACCGCGGAACACCGCGCAACAGGCCGTGGTGATGCTGCGCAGCACCTCCGAGCCGCCCACGATCATGATGAAGAACGCGTTCTGCCGCAGGTAGGCGCTGAACGGCAGCGGCACCAACCCAAGCAGCAGCAACCCAGCCGTCAAGGTAAGTCGCAGAGAGATGCTCTGGCGGACCCACGGGTTTTCGCCGCGCGGATCGCGGGCGACAAACTTCGTAACGGCAAAACCGAAGCCCGGGTCGAGGGCCGAAATCAGCAGCCCATAGCTGAGAGCAAGAGCGACGCGTCCGTACTCGATCACGCCGAGGTGCCGGGCCAGCAGCACGTTGATCCCGAACAGCATGGCCGCGTCGCCGATGTAGTAGGCGGCGAGAAAAACGGAGTTGCCCAGCGCCCTTCGCGTGGCCGTTGCCGAGGAAGCCGCGGCAGACGCTGGCGCGACGCTCACCCCCTCAGCCACGCTGTGTGTGCTCATAGATGGCGATCAGTTCGCGGTAGTTCTGTTCAGGCGTGTATCGCTGCTGGTAGCGCTCGCGTGCCTGCTTTCCCATGGCTTGCATTTCGCGGGGATGCTCCCAGGCCCACTGGACTTTCTTCGCCAGATCGGCCGCATCGCCGGCCTTGACGTGCAGTCCGGTTTCGCCGTCGGTAACCAGTTCGGCGCAAGCGCCCAGATCGGAAGCAATCACCGGCACACCGCACGCGAACGCTTCGATGACAACGCGACCGAAGGTTTCATAGTAGCCGATGGACGGCCACACCAAGAAACGCGCGCCGCGCACCAGGTTGTAGTAGTCGGCGCGCCCGAGGCGCGGCAACATCTCGATACAGGAATTCTCGGCTGCGGCGCGCTCCATCTCGTCGCTCAACGGCCCTTCACCACGGACCTTCAGCGGGATGTTGCGCAGTTGCTTCCAGGCGCTGGCGAGCGTAGCAATCCCCTTCTCTTCGGCAAGCCTGCCGGCGAACAAGGCGTACGTGCCCGTGCCGGTCCCTACTCCAGGATCTTCGAAGACGAAGTGCGGTTTGACGTGAATCTTCTCCTCCGGCAGACCCGCGGCGATGAACTGGCCGCGATAGAACGCGGTCGAGACAATGTAAGCGTCGATCGCGTCGTTCCACGTGCCGATCGCGTGGTGGGCCGCGATCATCAGGCTGATGGCCGCGCTCTGTGCGCGCGACTTGTGATAGCAACCGTGGACCACGCTCGGCCACGGCGCCGATTTCCCGAAGCAATCCAGGCAGAGCTTTCCTTCTCTGAACATCGTGTTACCCGGGCACAAGAGCCGCGGGTTGTGCAGAGACTGGACCACACGCACGCCGGCGTCGCGGCAGGCGTAGTAAGCGGAAGGCGAGATCAGGGGAAAGGTGTTGTGGAAGTGCGCCACGTCGGCACGATTGTCGCGCAGGAGCTGAGCAATGCTGCGCCCCGCGGCCGGCGACCAGGTCGCGCGCAGGCCCAGGACCGCCCGCTGCAGCGGAGAGTAGGTTTCGATCTCGCGATTGTCGCGGACGAACGTGCTGGTGGTGTGGCCGTGCTTTTCGAGCAGCGCCTTCTCGCCGGCAAAGACGTCGTCTTCGCCGCCGGGATAAATATAGGTGTTGTGGACGAGGAGAATGTGCACGAGGAGTCGATCGCAGCCGCCGGGCGGCGTCTATTTTGGCGGAATCGGGATTGGGGAGGCCGCGTGCAGCAGCCCTCCCTGCAAACCGAACGCGCCCAGCGCGCGCTGCAGGCTGCGTCGCCAGAACCCATGAGTGCTGTAGGTGAGGATTGGTGGGAGGGGACACACCGAATGAAAACCGGCCCGCACGAGCACGGCAGTCAGCGAGCGATCGTTGAAGTGAAACAAGTGCGTCGGGTTTGTGCGCTGGTCCCATCGCGCCCGACGCAAGCGCGACTTGAGGCAGTCGGTGTTCGGCGCTGTCACCACGATCACGCCGTCCATCTTCATGACTGTTCGGATGTCTGCCAGCTCCTCCCAAGGCTGTCGCAGGTGCTCCACCACGGTACTGAGGATGACGCAATCGAACAACGGCACCTGGGCTTCGCGCAGCTCGGCAAGGTTCGAAAACACTGGCGCACCGAGCTGCTGTGCCTGCTGACGGGCCACGTCGTCCATCTCAATGCCCGCCACGCTGGCGCCCTGTCCGTGGCACGCTTTGAGCAGCGTACCGCGTCCGCAGCCGTAATCGAGGACGTGCGTCCCCTTGAGCGTGCGACAGTGTCTCGCAATGTGTTCTACAAAAATCACCGCATCCTCGTCGGGCGTGTTTTCCAGATGGGGAGAGTGCCCGCTTTGCGGGTAGTAAAGATCGGTGTACGCGGCGCTCAGCTCAGCGTCGCTCATTTGGGGCCAGACGAATTCGAGTCCACATCCGTCTGAGGCGCACTTGAACGTCTGGCCATGAGCGAGCCGAAAGCGCGGGCGACTCGCGGCAAAACACAGCGGACATGGCGGTCTCTGATCCAGTGATAAAACGGCCGCGACGTGCTTACTCATGGCCATCAATACTGGCGGTTGAAGACGATGTTGCCGGTATCGGGCTCGCGCAATAGCCACTCGCGCAGCTCGCCCGTCTTTTCCAGCACGCAGAAGAATTTGTTCCCTTGCCGGCGAACGAATGGAAGTGTGTTCAGCAGCGCAGGACCCAGGTGCAACAGGCGCACGAAGTTACGCATGCCACCTAGGCAGGCCGCCACCAGCTTCAGCCGTGTTCCCTTGCGTAAGTCCAAGTCACGCTCGCTGGCATTCAGCTCCCAATATGGATAAGCGTGCACACGTACGCTTTCTTCCGGGAGAAACGCCGACACTGTTTTCCAGACCTCATGGGCGTCCCATCGGAAGATGAAGTTGGGGATGTTCGAATTGCGCACGCCACCGGTAGCGTAACCTTGGTCAATAACCACGGCAATCTCGAACGGGTACGAAAGCTTGAGTCGCGTCAGGAGTCGCATGAGCAAGCAGTCGTTCGGTTCCATGAAAACCACATACCGTCGGCTCACCCGCAGCATCTCGCACACCGCCCGATGCGGCGAACGGCAGTGGTGGATCATCTCATGCGCGAAGACGACGTCAAACGAGCCATCCGGCAGCTCCATCTGCTCCGCGTCGAGGCGAAGTGTCGGGTACTCAGCCGCCACGACGGCCATGCGCTCCCATTCGATGCCGCCACCAAAGTTCGACAGCGTGATATGGTCGAAGCCGGCCGCGCGAAGTACCGCTGCGTCCTCATTACTGGCGCCAACGGCAAGGACATTGCCAACCGTTGCAAGCTTGCCTGAGCGAATGTGCGCGCGCAGGACCCTGAGAAAGCCGGACCTGTCCTTTTGCGGCGGAAGGCAAATCGCCGCCGGGGCCACGGCAACCTCGGTCCCGGCGGCGTGCTCGTCTTGTGGCGGGCCCTTAAGTCTCACCGACCAACCTAGTTTGCGCCTCCATCCGTAAGGATTACGCAATTCGGATTGGGCGCAATGTTGGTGCCAGAAACATGGCCACTAAGGTAAATACACGGGTTGGCACTCTGGAGGCCATACTGCTGAATCGTAGTTCCTGTCGTCGAGCCATAGTCACCCTCGATCTTGATTCCTATCGCATTTTGACCAGGAGGCGGATAAGCCCAGACCGTGTTGTTTGTAAATGTGTTGTCGGCGCACGTACCACCACCGCCATTGGACTGATTGCATTGCAGCCAAAAATTGATACCGGTCGCCCCGGAGTGATTGTTAGAGATATTGCTATCAAACACATTGTTCGAGGCTGTCGTTATCGTCGATTCCGCCAATTCCCCATTACCAAGGTACAGAAGGTACCCAACACTGGACGGCGATAGCCCAAATCCGTCAACTCGATTACCGCTCACGTTGATGTGGTTACACCATGAGCATGCAATGCCAATTTGACCATGCGTCGAATCTGGAGCCAGCACTACCTGGTTGCCATTGATACTTCCAGTGGAACTCAACGTTACCTCAATTCCGCTATATGAAACCGCCGCACATGGCCCGGGATAGCATGCCTGAAATACGTTGTTCGACACGTCTACATTATTAGCCAACACGATTGAATAACCACCAAAGGCCAGCGTGTCGCTTGGAAGCAGGCCGCAGAAGTTTCCGTCAACATGGATCCCGTCCGCAGAACCAATCTGCCCGATGGCACCCGCTTCAACGCAAGCTCCTGCTCCTGCGTTGTAGATGTAGGAGTTGTTAGTCACCCAGATATCGCTGATGGCCCTGCCGGCCACGCCGGGTGCAACTGAGATTCCGTCATTACATGCACTGGAGGGATTCTGCGCGCATTGCTGAGTCCGCGTCACGGAAATGGCATTCCCGGAGAAGTGTGCGCTCACAAAGTCATTGTCGGGCGTGGCCCTCGCAAGTATGCCATTGCTGTGGATGACGAGGTCCCCTGTCAAGGGGACCCAACTCGGGACGGCGCCGATGTAGTTGCTGGTGACCTGCGCACCTGAGGCGCCGCGAAATACGACTGCTCCTCTATCATTTTGACCCTGAGTCGTATCGCTGACTCGAACGATGACGTTGTCCTGGACTATTGGATTGGTGACGTTTTGCATGTCTATCACGGGGCTCTCGAAGGCGTTTCCGTCGAACGTGCAATTCGCAATCTTGATTCCCTTCAAACTGTTC
The genomic region above belongs to Terriglobales bacterium and contains:
- a CDS encoding glycosyltransferase family 4 protein: MRVLQINKFFHSRGGADQVFFRTCALLEDQGHEVGHFATAHPNNVESKYAQFFVKGGFTEADLGTLSLRRKADAFFEGVYNRQAYRDLQAMVREFRPDIAHAHNINYQLSPSIFDALAEEGVPAVMTLHDYSMVCTAGTLFVHDQVCERCHGGRHYNAVLHRCFHESIPASAMGMLNKYVHAARRTWEKVSQLISPSRFLRQKMIEFGVPPERITYLPVFLETLPNAPRKEPGDYVLYFGRLSANKGVRTLPDAAQRISKPILIVGDGPLRDELAGHAARSNGKLQLLPFVRSRQEMGALIEGCAVAVVPSIWYENQPLAILETYALGKPVVASRLGGIPELVDEGSTGLLFRPGDAADLADKLEFLLTNPELSRAWGEAGRQKVERQFSRETHYQGLMQVYRMLCAERAMTA
- a CDS encoding NAD-dependent epimerase/dehydratase family protein, which codes for MKILVTGGAGFIASHVAEALMRAGHSIVIVDDLSTGRRENLPSGATFYELDICDQPALDAVIAAERPELIDHHAAQMDVRRSVREPLFDARVNIVAPLAMLEMAVKHGVKKIVYASTGGATYGDVKQVPVDESHPAEPICHYGVSKLTLERYLFLYRHLYGLDYTVLRYPNVYGPRQNPRGEAGVVSIFALQMLEGEQPTIYGDGSKTRDYVYVDDVVGANLAALDKGSGEIINLGWGKPVSDFDIFAAVRRATGYKGEPRYAPVRPGEVEHIALDASKAKRILGWEPTMPLQEGIDLSVNFIRAGYARSANQ
- a CDS encoding flippase; this encodes MSTHSVAEGVSVAPASAAASSATATRRALGNSVFLAAYYIGDAAMLFGINVLLARHLGVIEYGRVALALSYGLLISALDPGFGFAVTKFVARDPRGENPWVRQSISLRLTLTAGLLLLGLVPLPFSAYLRQNAFFIMIVGGSEVLRSITTACCAVFRGFQSMGWEALVVATERTTLLGGAAWLLHTGHGTRAIGFMFLAARLVSLLLALAIVGWKSGSSIRFEPWPPLAGTLLWEAYPLSLMSLSARINLYLPPFLLGLLSGEAAAGTFQAAGKIIMLPYLICDVIGGGMFPAMSAAYRDSAQIRKLYRYGVRLLWHCLLPCSLMTLLFPQAIVRVVFGEQYMGAARLLQLMTPFYVFQAVVTMSYNLLTAINHQKTAMRLWMTSVLLNATLAPLLVKLYGVDGAALSLSVTNAVIAAGYWWSTAKRDLLFFTSRRDLWQWPGFLVTLVPLYWISLRWPVHGWMQLLVAATACVVLYSAVLALTGGLLPEEMRLLSSLPSRWSRRRTL
- a CDS encoding glycosyltransferase encodes the protein MHILLVHNTYIYPGGEDDVFAGEKALLEKHGHTTSTFVRDNREIETYSPLQRAVLGLRATWSPAAGRSIAQLLRDNRADVAHFHNTFPLISPSAYYACRDAGVRVVQSLHNPRLLCPGNTMFREGKLCLDCFGKSAPWPSVVHGCYHKSRAQSAAISLMIAAHHAIGTWNDAIDAYIVSTAFYRGQFIAAGLPEEKIHVKPHFVFEDPGVGTGTGTYALFAGRLAEEKGIATLASAWKQLRNIPLKVRGEGPLSDEMERAAAENSCIEMLPRLGRADYYNLVRGARFLVWPSIGYYETFGRVVIEAFACGVPVIASDLGACAELVTDGETGLHVKAGDAADLAKKVQWAWEHPREMQAMGKQARERYQQRYTPEQNYRELIAIYEHTQRG
- a CDS encoding class I SAM-dependent methyltransferase, whose product is MSKHVAAVLSLDQRPPCPLCFAASRPRFRLAHGQTFKCASDGCGLEFVWPQMSDAELSAAYTDLYYPQSGHSPHLENTPDEDAVIFVEHIARHCRTLKGTHVLDYGCGRGTLLKACHGQGASVAGIEMDDVARQQAQQLGAPVFSNLAELREAQVPLFDCVILSTVVEHLRQPWEELADIRTVMKMDGVIVVTAPNTDCLKSRLRRARWDQRTNPTHLFHFNDRSLTAVLVRAGFHSVCPLPPILTYSTHGFWRRSLQRALGAFGLQGGLLHAASPIPIPPK
- a CDS encoding class I SAM-dependent methyltransferase; the protein is MAPAAICLPPQKDRSGFLRVLRAHIRSGKLATVGNVLAVGASNEDAAVLRAAGFDHITLSNFGGGIEWERMAVVAAEYPTLRLDAEQMELPDGSFDVVFAHEMIHHCRSPHRAVCEMLRVSRRYVVFMEPNDCLLMRLLTRLKLSYPFEIAVVIDQGYATGGVRNSNIPNFIFRWDAHEVWKTVSAFLPEESVRVHAYPYWELNASERDLDLRKGTRLKLVAACLGGMRNFVRLLHLGPALLNTLPFVRRQGNKFFCVLEKTGELREWLLREPDTGNIVFNRQY